The following DNA comes from Balneolales bacterium ANBcel1.
AAGGTATATGCCGAATCACCTACAAAACCGTCTTTATGGATTCCGCAGTCGATTGATACGATATCACCTGCTTTCAACACCCTTTCCCCGGGTATGCCGTGCACCACTTCATCATTTACCGAGATGCACAGCGCTCCGGGAAACGGATTGCTTCTGGGACCGTATCCTTTGAATGCGGGGGTACCGCCCTTTTTACTGATATACTCTTCGGCTACCTCATTGAGTTTGGCGGTGCTCACGCCGTCTCTAACAAAACCGGCTACTTTAGCCAGAGTTCGTGAGACCAGCTGAGCGCTGACACGCATCTTCTCAATTTCATTTTCATTTTTGAGGTAGACCACAGAACGTTACCTTCTTCGGCCACGAATTCGGCCAGTTTTCATGAACCCGTCATAATGCCGCATCATCAAGTGGCTTTCAATTTGCTGAAGTGTATCCAGCGACACACTGACGATAATCAACAGACTTGTTCCTCCGTAAAACATCGCAAAGCCGGGAGTAACACCGAAATTGGCTGCAACTGCCGGTAATATCGCAACAATGGCGATGAAAATAGATCCCGGAAGCGTGATCCTCGAAAGGATATTGTCGATAAACTCGACGGTTTGCTTGCCGGGGCGAACACCGGGGATAAAGCCTCCCTGCTGCTTCATGGTATCCGCCATCTGTTTGGGGTTGATCACAATTGCGGTGTAGAAGAACGTAAAGAACACCACAATAATTGCAAAAATGATCGAATAGGCGACACCCGTGAAATCACTGGACCAGGCCGTGAGCATCTGAACCGTTTCATTACCCGGGAAAAACGTACCAACCGTGCTCGGAATAAACATGATGGACTGGGCAAAAATAATGGGCATAACACCGGCGGCGTTAACACGCAACGGCAGATACTGGGTCGTGCCTCCGTAGACTTTCCGCCCGACAACCCGCTTGGCATACTGAACCGGTATCCGGCGTTGACCCTGTGTCAGCAACACAACGGATGAAATCACAAGGACAAGTACTCCCAATTCAAAAAGGACAATGATGAGGTTATCCTTGGTTTGAATCTCATTGAGCAAACTGGTGGGCAGCGCGGCAATGATACCAATCATGATCAGCAGCGAAATCCCGTTTCCAATGCCGCGTTCCGTAATCCTCTCTCCCAGCCACATGACAAACACCGTTCCTGCTGTAAGCACGATCATACCGGTTATAATGAACGCGGTATTGCTCACCACAATGGCTTCCGGCGAAGTATTCATCAGGTTGATTGAAAAACCGATAGACTGAACTAGGGTGATTAAAACCGTCCCATAACGAGTAAGCTGATTGATTTTCCGTCTTCCCTCTTCTCCTTCCCTCTGGAGCTTTTGGAAATATGGGACTACAGCACCCATCAACTGGATGATAATGGCCGCCGTAATATATGGCATGATGCCAAGAGCGAACACCCCTGCACGGGCAAAAGCTCCACCTACAAAGAGGTCGAACAGGCCAAGCAGATCCGTAGCGGCGCCGGTGGTTGCGGTTAGTTCGGAAGCATCCACACCAGGCATGGTGATATACGTCCCCAGCCTGTAAATCAAAAGAATACCTACAACATATAGGATCCGCTTTCGCAGTTCTTCGATTTTAAAAATGTTCTGGAAATTTTGAATCAAACTCATTCGGATTCAGAAATCAATGATTTTCAATTTTAGTTACAGACCCGCCTGCCTTTTCAATTTTGTCGATGGCGGACTTGCTGAAGCCGTGAGCTTCAATGGTAATCTTGTCGCTCACTTCTCCCCGCCCGAGAACCTTCACTTTCTCGTTTTTTCTGATGATTCCCGCCTTCACGAGTTCTTCAATAGTGATCGCGTCACCCAGTTTGTTATTTTCACGGAACTCAGCTATCGCATCCAGATTCAAGGCGACATACTCCGTGCGGAACGGGTTTTTAAAACCAAATTTGGGAATACGGCGCTGAAGCGGCATCTGTCCGCCTTCAAAACCACGTTTCTTGGAATAACCGCTGCCCGACTTCTGGCCCTTATGACCTCGGCCCGACTGTTTACCGAGCCCGGATCCTTCACCACGACCTACGCGTTTGCGCGTCTTCTTATTCGGTTCCGGGGAGACAAGACTGTGTAATTTCATTTTCTTTTCGTTTTCAATGCATTCACATGGAGCGTTCTGACTGCACTCTTTCGAGCAACATCGGCAAAGTAAGACTCCCTGCTATATCTGATTTTCTGTTAACCCTCGAACACTTTCTTCAGTGAAACGCCCCTTCTCTGGGCGATTTCAATCGGATCCTGTAGCTTTTTCAATGCATCAAAAGTGCCTTTGACCACATTGTGGGGATTGGCCGAACCAAGCGACTTGGAAAGGATATTGAGAACCCCAGCACTTTCCACAACCGATCGGACCGCCTGACCGGCGATTACGCCTGTACCATCGGATGCAGGTCGAAGCAACACTTTGCCGGCACCGCATTTTCCAATAATCGGATGGGGTATGGACTTGGTTTTGGTGAGAGGGATGCGAATCAGATTCTTCTTGGCATTATCAATTCCTTTCTGAATGGCATCCGCCACTTCATTAGCCTTTCCAAGTCCGTGCCCGACAATACCTTCCTTGTTGCCGACCACCACAATAGCGTTGAAACTGAACCGGCGTCCACCTTTCACTACTTTGGCCACACGGTTGATGTGAACCAGCCGTTCTTCAAGGTTAAGCTCACTGGCTTTGATGTTATACTGTTTTCTTTTAATCTTTGGCATAGTTTCTATGGATTAAAACTGTAATCCTCCTTTACGAGCGCCTTCGGCTAATTTTTTGACAATTCCATGATACTTGTATCCACCTCGGTCAAAAACCACTTTGGTGATTCCCTTCTCTACGGCTAGCTTCCCGATGTGCTCTCCGATCAGTTCCGACATATCCATTTTGGGTTTGCCTTCCAGATCGGACTTCAAATCTTTTGCCAGGGTCGAGGAAGCAACAATGGTGACTCCCGCCTGATCGTCTATCAGCTGGGCGTACACATGTTTTGAACTCTTAAAAACAGCCAGTCGCGGCTTTTCCGCTGTACCGGATATTTTTGAGCGGACTCTCCTGCGAATCCTGGCTCTTTTCGCTGTCTTTACAAAATTACTCATTTCTATGCTCCTGAATTATTTACCGGCTGATTTTCCGGCTTTCTTACGTACATATTCTCCTACATACCGAACACCTTTCCCTTTATAGGGTTCAGGCGGACGTAGAGAC
Coding sequences within:
- the rplO gene encoding 50S ribosomal protein L15, which codes for MKLHSLVSPEPNKKTRKRVGRGEGSGLGKQSGRGHKGQKSGSGYSKKRGFEGGQMPLQRRIPKFGFKNPFRTEYVALNLDAIAEFRENNKLGDAITIEELVKAGIIRKNEKVKVLGRGEVSDKITIEAHGFSKSAIDKIEKAGGSVTKIENH
- the rplR gene encoding 50S ribosomal protein L18: MSNFVKTAKRARIRRRVRSKISGTAEKPRLAVFKSSKHVYAQLIDDQAGVTIVASSTLAKDLKSDLEGKPKMDMSELIGEHIGKLAVEKGITKVVFDRGGYKYHGIVKKLAEGARKGGLQF
- the rpsE gene encoding 30S ribosomal protein S5, with the translated sequence MPKIKRKQYNIKASELNLEERLVHINRVAKVVKGGRRFSFNAIVVVGNKEGIVGHGLGKANEVADAIQKGIDNAKKNLIRIPLTKTKSIPHPIIGKCGAGKVLLRPASDGTGVIAGQAVRSVVESAGVLNILSKSLGSANPHNVVKGTFDALKKLQDPIEIAQRRGVSLKKVFEG
- the secY gene encoding preprotein translocase subunit SecY, whose translation is MSLIQNFQNIFKIEELRKRILYVVGILLIYRLGTYITMPGVDASELTATTGAATDLLGLFDLFVGGAFARAGVFALGIMPYITAAIIIQLMGAVVPYFQKLQREGEEGRRKINQLTRYGTVLITLVQSIGFSINLMNTSPEAIVVSNTAFIITGMIVLTAGTVFVMWLGERITERGIGNGISLLIMIGIIAALPTSLLNEIQTKDNLIIVLFELGVLVLVISSVVLLTQGQRRIPVQYAKRVVGRKVYGGTTQYLPLRVNAAGVMPIIFAQSIMFIPSTVGTFFPGNETVQMLTAWSSDFTGVAYSIIFAIIVVFFTFFYTAIVINPKQMADTMKQQGGFIPGVRPGKQTVEFIDNILSRITLPGSIFIAIVAILPAVAANFGVTPGFAMFYGGTSLLIIVSVSLDTLQQIESHLMMRHYDGFMKTGRIRGRRR